The following are encoded in a window of Thalassotalea insulae genomic DNA:
- a CDS encoding NAD(P)H-dependent oxidoreductase, translated as MESCLKVLIISASQKAQSNSFAVARYIQTNIFTQMAKVESSILDLSRYPALLDHYGTEQGSNELLAEQKSQVINQLYQCDAVVFVVPEWGGMVPPALVNLLLLTANGSAGGLPLGHKPAFAIGISASGGGTYPVSLLKGYASKNSHLTWVPLHGIVQNVEDFIHYPWQPEQESRFAQVQSRLQVGLKSLTIYAERLKGVREELVQLSQLHPFGQ; from the coding sequence ATGGAAAGTTGTTTAAAGGTGTTAATTATTAGCGCAAGCCAAAAAGCACAGTCGAATAGTTTTGCGGTTGCTCGTTATATTCAAACGAATATTTTTACACAGATGGCAAAAGTTGAATCCAGCATTCTAGATTTGTCTCGTTACCCGGCGTTACTGGACCATTATGGCACTGAGCAGGGTAGCAATGAATTGTTAGCTGAGCAAAAATCGCAAGTAATCAATCAACTTTATCAGTGTGATGCCGTAGTATTTGTCGTCCCTGAGTGGGGGGGTATGGTGCCTCCAGCACTGGTGAATCTATTGCTATTAACGGCAAATGGTTCTGCTGGTGGCTTACCGTTAGGGCATAAACCGGCGTTTGCTATCGGAATATCAGCATCGGGTGGTGGCACTTACCCTGTTTCACTGTTAAAAGGTTATGCGTCAAAAAATAGCCATTTAACTTGGGTGCCATTGCACGGCATAGTGCAAAATGTCGAAGACTTTATTCACTATCCATGGCAACCTGAGCAAGAAAGCAGATTTGCTCAGGTACAGTCCCGTTTACAAGTAGGGCTTAAGAGCTTAACTATTTATGCTGAGCGTTTAAAAGGCGTTAGAGAAGAATTGGTTCAGTTATCTCAATTACATCCTTTTGGTCAATAA